The Sphingosinicella humi genome has a window encoding:
- a CDS encoding penicillin-binding protein 1A, which yields MTETSNSSMRFTLRRDMGEIGPALRRLWAHRWAKIAAVLLAIPILAYIALWLVFARGLPSAETLLTYEPALPTHVRGINGEIVQTYARERRVELEYEEYPRQMIEAFISAEDKTFFQHGGIDYPGIIRAIFTNLTSSGRPVGASTITQQVAKNLLLSNELSYTRKVKEAFLARRIEDVLTKEQILELYLNQIFLGRNAYGVQAAARAYFDKDVDDLTLAEMAYLAILPKAPNNYNRPHQEARAIARRNWALGEMERNGFITAAERAEAQAAPLGIINGPRESVENVGGYYMEEVRRLLVSKFGEDIEDGPHGVYSGGLWVRTSYNPEMQKAAEKAFRDGLMRFAGGKGWRDPGLSIDVSEGWRNQLAAAPFGVGYDDWRAAVVLSKEGGSATIGFTDGSTGTLPASAADMPKRGTGTPAFSFLQPGMIIAVKRNGDSYALRSIPEVSGGMVVEEVSTGRVLAMQGGWDVRESVFNRATQAKRQPGSTFKPIVYSAALDSGMTPASIIVDGPFCVWQGAGLGQKCFRNYSGRNAGPQTMRWGLEQSRNLMTVRTANQTGMERITRLAKALGVGDYPNYISISLGAGETTVMQMTNAFAILANNGKEVKPTMIDYIQDRHGKVIYRTDTRPCEGCDAPDWDGKPMPRPPLRTKQLMDPMTAYQVVHMLEGVVTRGTAQRLRDLDRPLFGKTGTTSGPNDVWFIGGTPDIVTGVYVGYDRPRSLGGWAQGGRIAAPIFEEFARATIVDRPKVQFRAPAGIRWVRIDRRSGRKVFGTWPTGEDPKAAVIWEAFKPETEPRRSIRREQIAERESATAPVRRATATRQADDSDFLQREGGIY from the coding sequence ATGACCGAGACCAGCAATAGCAGCATGCGTTTCACCCTCCGGCGCGACATGGGCGAGATCGGCCCGGCGCTTCGCCGGCTATGGGCTCATCGCTGGGCCAAGATCGCCGCTGTCCTGCTGGCGATCCCGATCCTCGCCTATATTGCTCTCTGGCTCGTCTTCGCGCGCGGTTTGCCTTCGGCCGAGACGCTGCTGACCTACGAGCCGGCTCTTCCCACCCATGTCCGCGGCATCAACGGCGAGATCGTACAGACCTATGCGCGCGAGCGGCGCGTCGAGCTGGAATATGAGGAATATCCGCGCCAGATGATCGAGGCCTTCATCTCGGCCGAGGACAAGACCTTCTTCCAACATGGCGGCATCGACTATCCGGGCATCATTCGCGCCATCTTCACCAACCTCACCAGCAGCGGCCGACCGGTCGGCGCCTCCACCATCACCCAGCAGGTCGCCAAAAACCTGCTGTTGTCGAACGAGCTCAGCTACACCCGCAAGGTCAAGGAGGCCTTCCTCGCCCGCCGCATCGAGGACGTGCTGACCAAGGAGCAGATTCTCGAACTCTACCTCAACCAGATATTCCTCGGCCGCAACGCCTATGGCGTGCAGGCGGCAGCCCGCGCCTATTTCGACAAGGATGTCGACGATCTGACCCTAGCGGAAATGGCCTACCTGGCCATTCTCCCCAAGGCCCCGAATAATTACAACCGCCCGCACCAAGAGGCGCGCGCCATCGCCCGCCGCAACTGGGCGCTGGGCGAGATGGAGCGGAACGGCTTCATCACCGCCGCCGAACGCGCCGAGGCGCAGGCCGCGCCGCTCGGCATCATCAACGGCCCGCGCGAGAGCGTCGAGAATGTCGGCGGCTATTATATGGAGGAGGTCCGCCGCCTGCTCGTCTCCAAATTCGGCGAGGACATCGAGGACGGGCCGCACGGCGTCTATTCGGGCGGCCTGTGGGTTCGCACCTCCTACAATCCGGAGATGCAGAAAGCCGCCGAAAAGGCATTCCGCGACGGGCTGATGCGCTTTGCCGGCGGCAAGGGCTGGCGCGATCCGGGGCTCAGCATCGACGTGTCGGAGGGCTGGCGGAACCAGTTGGCCGCCGCGCCTTTCGGAGTCGGCTACGACGATTGGCGCGCGGCCGTGGTCCTGTCCAAGGAGGGCGGCAGCGCCACGATCGGCTTCACCGACGGATCGACCGGGACCCTCCCCGCTTCGGCTGCGGACATGCCGAAGCGCGGCACCGGCACGCCGGCCTTCAGCTTCCTGCAGCCGGGCATGATCATCGCCGTGAAGCGCAACGGCGACAGCTACGCCCTCCGCTCCATCCCCGAGGTGTCGGGCGGCATGGTGGTCGAGGAGGTGTCGACCGGCCGCGTCCTCGCCATGCAGGGCGGGTGGGACGTGCGCGAATCCGTCTTCAACCGCGCCACCCAGGCCAAGCGCCAGCCCGGCTCCACCTTCAAGCCGATCGTCTACTCGGCCGCGCTCGACAGCGGCATGACGCCGGCCTCGATCATCGTCGACGGCCCGTTCTGCGTCTGGCAAGGCGCGGGCCTGGGGCAGAAATGCTTCCGCAACTATTCAGGCCGCAACGCGGGGCCGCAGACGATGCGCTGGGGCCTCGAACAGTCGCGCAACCTGATGACCGTGCGCACCGCCAACCAGACCGGCATGGAGCGCATCACCCGCCTGGCCAAGGCGCTCGGCGTCGGCGATTATCCCAACTACATCTCGATCTCGCTAGGCGCCGGCGAGACCACTGTGATGCAGATGACCAACGCCTTTGCCATCCTCGCCAACAACGGCAAGGAGGTGAAGCCGACGATGATCGACTATATCCAGGACCGGCACGGCAAGGTCATCTACCGCACCGATACCAGACCCTGCGAAGGCTGCGACGCGCCCGACTGGGACGGCAAGCCGATGCCGCGGCCGCCGCTTCGCACGAAGCAGCTGATGGACCCGATGACCGCCTATCAGGTCGTCCACATGCTGGAGGGCGTCGTCACTCGCGGCACCGCGCAGCGACTGCGCGACCTTGACCGGCCGCTGTTCGGCAAGACCGGCACCACCTCCGGCCCCAACGACGTCTGGTTCATCGGCGGCACGCCCGACATCGTCACCGGCGTCTATGTCGGTTACGACCGGCCCCGAAGCCTCGGCGGCTGGGCGCAGGGCGGCCGCATCGCCGCGCCGATCTTCGAGGAGTTCGCCCGCGCCACCATCGTCGATCGTCCGAAGGTCCAGTTCCGGGCCCCGGCCGGCATTCGCTGGGTGCGGATCGACCGGCGCTCGGGTCGCAAGGTGTTCGGCACCTGGCCCACGGGCGAAGACCCCAAGGCCGCGGTGATCTGGGAAGCGTTCAAGCCGGAAACCGAGCCGCGCCGCTCGATCCGCCGCGAGCAGATCGCCGAGCGGGAATCGGCAACGGCTCCGGTCCGCCGCGCCACCGCGACGCGCCAGGCGGACGACAGCGACTTCTTGCAAAGAGAGGGCGGGATTTACTAA
- the prfB gene encoding peptide chain release factor 2 produces the protein MRAEAQAHVDQIRSALDLLRRFLDWDRALRRLDELNARVEDPDLWSDAKQAQSVMRERRRLDEAIGATKAIEKELEDTIELMEMAEAEGDEGLVDDAVTALAALAERAEKDKVSALLAGEADGNDTYIEVNAGAGGTESQDWAEMLQRMYTRWAERHGMKVELVDYHAGEQAGIKSATLLVKGENAYGWAKTESGVHRLVRISPYDSNARRHTSFSSVWVYPVIDENIDIEVNESELRIDTYRASGAGGQHINTTDSAVRITHLPTGIVVQCQNQRSQHKNRAEAFNQLRARLYDLELQKREAEANATEATKTDIGWGHQIRSYVLQPYQLVKDLRTGVTSTAPSDVLDGDLDRFMAAALSQRVTGESVEVEDVD, from the coding sequence ATGCGCGCTGAAGCGCAAGCCCATGTCGATCAGATCAGGTCCGCGCTCGACCTCCTGCGCCGCTTCCTCGATTGGGACCGGGCGCTGCGCCGGCTCGACGAGCTCAATGCGCGCGTCGAGGACCCCGACCTTTGGAGCGATGCCAAGCAGGCCCAGTCGGTGATGCGCGAGCGCCGCCGCCTGGACGAGGCGATCGGTGCGACCAAGGCGATCGAAAAGGAACTCGAGGACACGATCGAGCTGATGGAGATGGCCGAGGCCGAGGGCGATGAGGGCCTGGTCGACGACGCCGTCACCGCCCTCGCCGCGCTCGCCGAGCGGGCGGAGAAGGACAAGGTCTCGGCCCTTCTCGCCGGCGAAGCCGACGGCAACGACACCTATATCGAGGTCAATGCCGGCGCCGGCGGCACCGAGAGCCAGGATTGGGCCGAGATGCTCCAGCGCATGTACACGCGCTGGGCCGAGCGCCACGGCATGAAGGTGGAGCTGGTCGACTATCATGCCGGCGAGCAGGCCGGCATCAAATCGGCCACCCTGCTGGTGAAGGGCGAGAACGCCTATGGCTGGGCCAAGACGGAAAGCGGCGTGCACCGGCTGGTCCGGATCAGCCCCTATGATTCCAACGCCCGCCGCCACACCAGCTTTTCGAGCGTGTGGGTCTATCCGGTGATCGACGAGAATATCGACATCGAGGTCAACGAGAGCGAGCTGCGCATCGATACCTATCGCGCCTCGGGCGCGGGCGGGCAGCACATCAACACCACCGATTCGGCCGTGCGCATCACCCATCTTCCGACCGGCATCGTCGTTCAGTGCCAAAACCAGCGATCGCAGCACAAGAATCGTGCCGAGGCGTTCAACCAGCTGCGCGCCCGCCTCTACGATCTCGAGCTCCAGAAGCGCGAGGCCGAGGCCAATGCGACCGAGGCGACCAAGACCGATATCGGCTGGGGCCACCAGATCCGCTCCTATGTGCTCCAGCCCTATCAGCTGGTGAAGGACCTGCGCACGGGCGTCACCTCCACCGCGCCGTCCGACGTGCTCGACGGCGACCTCGATCGGTTCATGGCCGCGGCGCTTTCGCAGCGCGTGACCGGCGAGAGCGTCGAAGTCGAAGATGTCGACTAG
- a CDS encoding methyltransferase domain-containing protein translates to MSTRVLALSLLAIGCRETPNESPFPEPQRPVAPIVSPRYSNEDARDSAGEFEKVVELAGIQPGMSVADIGAGEGYYTVRLAPLVGAEGRVLAQDIIPETRDALAQRVTRERLDNVAVKLGLPSDPMLPAASFDRILLIHMYHEIERPSEFLWNLRPALKRDGSVVVVEPDRSTPRHGTPPRMLVCEFAAVGYELTRFERLPNSDSYFAQFQATGQRPEPRDIPVCALERES, encoded by the coding sequence ATGTCGACTAGGGTCCTCGCGCTGTCGCTGCTGGCGATCGGCTGCCGGGAAACGCCGAACGAATCCCCTTTTCCCGAACCTCAGCGGCCGGTGGCGCCCATCGTTTCGCCCCGCTACTCCAACGAGGACGCCCGCGACAGCGCGGGCGAATTCGAGAAGGTGGTCGAGCTGGCGGGCATCCAGCCCGGCATGTCCGTCGCCGATATCGGCGCCGGCGAAGGCTATTATACCGTTCGCCTGGCACCGCTGGTCGGCGCGGAAGGCCGGGTGCTCGCTCAGGACATCATTCCGGAGACGCGGGACGCGCTAGCGCAGCGCGTCACCCGGGAGCGGCTCGACAATGTCGCCGTGAAGCTCGGTCTCCCCAGCGATCCGATGCTGCCCGCCGCCTCGTTCGACCGCATCCTCCTCATCCACATGTACCATGAGATCGAGCGGCCGAGCGAGTTCCTGTGGAATCTGCGGCCGGCGCTGAAGCGCGATGGCAGCGTCGTCGTCGTGGAGCCGGACCGCTCGACACCGCGCCACGGCACGCCGCCGAGGATGCTCGTCTGCGAATTCGCCGCGGTCGGCTATGAGCTCACGCGGTTCGAGCGGCTGCCGAACTCCGATTCCTATTTCGCCCAGTTCCAGGCCACGGGACAGCGGCCGGAGCCGCGCGACATCCCCGTCTGCGCCCTAGAGCGGGAAAGCTAG
- a CDS encoding JAB domain-containing protein, which produces MAAAAPRIVRTARDAACLFEPRLVGRRREALLIAHLAGERRLLRLTEEGRGEAGRIALPVRAIIADAMRLESAGLILAHCHPSGEPEPSHADIVATRKLRELGAALGLTLHDHLIFAGGECRSFRALGLL; this is translated from the coding sequence ATGGCCGCCGCCGCTCCCCGGATCGTCAGGACCGCCCGCGACGCGGCGTGCCTCTTCGAGCCCCGGCTGGTGGGCCGCCGCCGCGAGGCGCTTCTCATCGCCCACCTTGCCGGCGAGCGGAGGCTGCTTCGGCTCACCGAGGAAGGGAGGGGCGAAGCGGGGCGCATCGCCCTTCCGGTCCGCGCCATCATAGCGGACGCGATGCGGCTCGAATCCGCCGGCCTGATCCTGGCGCACTGCCATCCGAGTGGCGAACCGGAGCCCAGCCACGCGGATATCGTCGCGACGCGCAAACTCAGGGAGTTGGGCGCGGCGCTCGGCCTTACGCTGCACGATCATCTGATCTTTGCCGGCGGCGAGTGCCGGAGCTTCAGAGCGCTGGGGCTGCTCTAG
- a CDS encoding thymidylate synthase, whose amino-acid sequence MQPYHDLLSRILSEGVPQQDRTGVGTLSVFGHQMRFDLSKGFPLLTTKKLHLRSIIVELLWFLKGDTNVRYLKENKVSIWDEWADENGDLGPVYGKQWRDWEGPDGVHIDQIAELIALINRDPASRRQIVSAWNPAEIGKMALAPCHCLFQTQVAAGKLNLQLYQRSADVFLGVPFNIASYALLTHMLAQQCGLEPGTFVWTGGDCHLYSNHLEQARLQLSREPRPLPKLTIKRRPAAIDEYEYEDFEISEYDPHPHIAAPVAV is encoded by the coding sequence ATGCAGCCCTATCACGATCTCCTTTCCCGGATTCTCTCCGAAGGCGTGCCGCAGCAGGACCGGACCGGCGTCGGCACCCTGTCGGTCTTCGGCCACCAGATGCGATTCGACCTGTCGAAGGGCTTCCCCCTCCTCACCACCAAGAAGCTCCACCTGCGCTCGATCATCGTCGAGCTGCTATGGTTCCTGAAAGGCGACACCAACGTCCGCTACCTCAAGGAGAACAAGGTCAGCATCTGGGACGAATGGGCCGACGAGAATGGCGACCTCGGCCCCGTCTACGGCAAGCAGTGGCGCGACTGGGAGGGTCCTGACGGCGTCCATATCGACCAGATCGCGGAGCTCATCGCCCTCATCAACCGCGATCCCGCCTCGCGCCGCCAGATCGTCTCCGCCTGGAACCCGGCCGAGATCGGCAAGATGGCCCTCGCCCCCTGTCACTGTCTGTTCCAGACCCAGGTCGCGGCCGGCAAGCTGAACCTCCAGCTCTACCAGCGCAGCGCCGATGTTTTCCTCGGAGTCCCCTTCAACATCGCCAGCTACGCGCTGCTCACCCACATGCTCGCCCAGCAATGCGGCCTGGAGCCCGGGACGTTCGTGTGGACCGGAGGCGACTGTCACCTCTATTCCAACCATCTGGAGCAGGCTCGTCTCCAGCTGAGCCGGGAGCCGCGCCCGCTCCCGAAGTTGACGATCAAGCGTCGCCCGGCCGCGATCGACGAATATGAGTATGAGGATTTCGAGATCAGCGAATACGATCCCCATCCGCACATCGCGGCGCCGGTGGCGGTGTGA
- a CDS encoding dihydrofolate reductase, translating to MSAPEITIVVARADNGVIGKDGKLPWHLPADLKHFKRVTGGTAMIMGRKTFDSLPGLLPGRRHIVLTRDKAWRAEGAEVVHSVDEAMRLGGSDPLSVIGGAEIIDLFLLKAAAIELTEVHYNAEGDTTLPAPDPAEWREVSREEHPAEGDRPAYSFVRLERR from the coding sequence ATGAGCGCACCTGAAATCACCATCGTGGTCGCCCGCGCCGATAACGGTGTGATCGGCAAGGACGGCAAGCTTCCCTGGCACCTTCCCGCCGACCTCAAGCATTTCAAGCGGGTCACCGGCGGCACGGCGATGATCATGGGCCGCAAAACGTTCGACAGCCTGCCGGGCCTGCTCCCCGGACGGCGGCACATCGTGCTGACGCGGGACAAGGCGTGGCGGGCGGAAGGGGCCGAGGTGGTCCACTCGGTAGACGAGGCGATGCGCCTCGGCGGTTCCGATCCCCTATCGGTGATCGGCGGGGCGGAGATCATCGATCTGTTCCTGCTCAAAGCGGCCGCCATCGAGCTGACCGAAGTGCATTATAATGCCGAGGGAGACACCACCCTCCCCGCGCCCGATCCCGCCGAATGGCGCGAAGTGTCGCGGGAGGAGCATCCGGCGGAAGGCGATCGCCCGGCCTACAGCTTTGTCAGGTTGGAGCGACGCTGA
- a CDS encoding bifunctional riboflavin kinase/FAD synthetase — MERLDGGSAVPAHLRGGIVALGNFDGFHKGHQAVVGRAVERARAEGRPALVATFDPHPVRFFKPDLPPFRLTTLDQRQRLFAGAGADAMLVFHFDAAFASVTAEDFVTERLVRLFGAAGVATGEDFTFGHKRGGNVEVLKRLGAEHGLSVDAVAPVEADGEPVSSSRIREALEAGDPETAARLLTRPFAIEGVVEHGDKRGRELGYPTANIALGPYLRPKFGVYAVRGRLADGRVLDGAANLGIRPQFDPPKELLEPHFFDFSGDLYGQTIEVELISFLRQEARFDGLGALAAQIKADCEEARRVLTSHSSPRT, encoded by the coding sequence ATGGAGCGGCTGGACGGCGGCTCGGCGGTTCCGGCTCACCTTCGTGGCGGCATCGTCGCGCTCGGCAATTTCGACGGATTTCACAAGGGGCACCAGGCGGTGGTCGGCCGTGCCGTCGAACGCGCTCGGGCGGAAGGTCGGCCGGCGCTGGTCGCGACTTTCGATCCCCACCCGGTGCGCTTCTTCAAGCCGGACCTGCCGCCCTTCCGCCTCACCACCCTGGATCAACGCCAGCGCCTGTTCGCCGGAGCGGGCGCGGACGCGATGCTGGTCTTCCACTTCGACGCTGCCTTCGCCTCCGTCACGGCCGAGGATTTCGTCACCGAACGCCTCGTCCGCCTCTTCGGCGCGGCGGGAGTGGCGACGGGCGAGGACTTCACCTTCGGCCACAAGCGGGGCGGCAATGTCGAGGTGCTGAAGCGGCTGGGCGCCGAACATGGTCTTTCGGTCGACGCCGTTGCGCCGGTCGAGGCGGACGGTGAGCCCGTCTCCTCCAGCCGGATCCGGGAGGCGCTGGAAGCCGGCGACCCCGAGACGGCCGCGCGCCTCCTTACCCGCCCCTTCGCCATCGAGGGCGTGGTCGAGCATGGCGACAAGCGCGGCCGAGAGCTCGGCTACCCGACGGCGAATATCGCCCTCGGCCCCTATCTGCGCCCCAAGTTCGGCGTCTACGCGGTCCGCGGCCGCCTGGCCGACGGCCGGGTGCTGGACGGCGCCGCCAACCTCGGCATCCGCCCGCAATTCGACCCGCCCAAGGAGCTGCTGGAGCCGCATTTCTTCGACTTTTCAGGCGACCTTTACGGCCAGACGATCGAGGTCGAGCTGATCAGCTTCCTCCGCCAGGAGGCGAGGTTCGACGGACTGGGCGCCCTCGCGGCGCAGATCAAAGCGGATTGCGAAGAGGCGAGGCGGGTCCTCACTTCCCATTCGTCACCCCGGACTTGA
- the ileS gene encoding isoleucine--tRNA ligase → MSEKPDYKDTVFLPKTDFPMKAGLANKEPAILARWAEAGLYEQLRAARAGRERFILHDGPPYANGDIHMGHAMNKVLKDIIVRSRSLMGYDAPYIPGWDCHGLPIEWKIEEEYRKKKLDKDAVPPAEFRAQCRAYAEKWVGIQMEQFQRLGVMGEWDDPYLTMKYESEAAIVAELMKFAMSGQLYRGAKPVMWSPVEKTALAEAEVEYEDITSTQIDVAFEIVESPVPELVGAHAVVWTTTPWTIPVNQGLAYGPEIDYVLVTPASGSAEGRKVLVASDLLAAFLHRTGAIANPETSPDLTVHFVPGSKLAGTIARHPMHQLGGFFARPRPFLPGDFVTTDAGTGLVHMAPDHGEDDFLLCKANGIDTVFAVEDDGRYRADWLWLGGQGSVINKKFNAPDGPICSDLKEAGALLAASDDFQHSYPHSWRSKAKVIFRATPQWFIPMDRPAEGRTLRQTALAAIEETRWVPARSKNRIRSMVEGRPDWVISRQRAWGVPIALYVNRKTGDYLRDEAVNARIIEAFRQGGADAWFTAHHQDLLGNDYNLADWEPVGDILDVWFDSGSTHSYVIEERYGEGVRADLYIEGTDQHRGWFQSSLLESCGTRGRAPYEGVLTHGFALDGNGRKMSKSLGNVVDPLAIIRDNGADILRMWVASTDYFEDVRIGKEVLAGTSDAYRKLRNTFRYLLGALSDFSEAEAVSPAEMPELERWVLHRLALLDAELRSAADGYEFNRYIRAITNFSNDDLSAFFFDIRKDSLYCDAASSLKRRAYRTVLSHVFEALVRWVAPILCFTAEEVWASRYPEAGSVHLETWPEVDGAWRDDALGEKWELLRALRTRVTEAIEPMRRDKIIRSSLEAEVGLTLAEPELLTAVRSVDFDELCIVSELAAGEGQEDRVSVARTENDKCGRCWRHLPEVKEDGALCARCEEVVNG, encoded by the coding sequence ATGTCCGAAAAACCCGATTATAAAGACACGGTCTTCCTGCCCAAGACCGATTTCCCGATGAAAGCCGGCCTTGCGAACAAGGAGCCGGCCATTCTCGCGCGCTGGGCGGAGGCGGGGCTTTACGAGCAGCTCCGCGCGGCCCGCGCCGGGCGCGAACGCTTCATCCTTCACGATGGCCCGCCCTACGCCAATGGCGACATCCACATGGGCCACGCGATGAACAAGGTGCTGAAGGACATCATCGTGCGCTCGCGCTCGCTGATGGGCTATGACGCGCCCTACATCCCCGGCTGGGACTGCCACGGCCTTCCAATCGAATGGAAGATCGAGGAGGAATATCGCAAGAAGAAGCTCGACAAGGACGCGGTGCCCCCGGCCGAATTCCGCGCCCAGTGCCGCGCCTATGCCGAGAAATGGGTCGGCATCCAGATGGAGCAGTTCCAGCGCCTAGGCGTGATGGGCGAATGGGACGACCCGTACCTCACGATGAAGTATGAGAGCGAGGCCGCGATCGTCGCCGAGCTCATGAAGTTCGCGATGTCGGGCCAGCTCTATCGGGGCGCCAAGCCGGTCATGTGGTCGCCCGTCGAGAAGACGGCGCTGGCCGAGGCCGAAGTCGAATATGAGGACATCACCTCGACCCAGATCGACGTGGCGTTCGAGATCGTCGAGAGCCCGGTCCCGGAGCTGGTCGGCGCCCATGCCGTGGTGTGGACGACCACGCCGTGGACGATCCCGGTCAACCAGGGCCTCGCCTACGGGCCGGAGATCGACTACGTCCTCGTGACGCCGGCCAGCGGGTCGGCCGAGGGCCGCAAGGTGCTGGTCGCCTCCGACCTGCTCGCCGCCTTCCTGCACCGCACCGGTGCGATCGCGAACCCGGAAACCTCGCCCGATCTCACCGTGCATTTCGTTCCGGGCTCCAAGCTGGCCGGCACTATCGCCCGTCATCCGATGCATCAGCTGGGCGGCTTCTTCGCCAGGCCTCGCCCCTTCCTCCCCGGCGATTTCGTCACCACCGACGCGGGCACCGGCCTCGTCCACATGGCGCCGGACCATGGCGAGGACGATTTCCTGCTCTGCAAGGCGAACGGCATCGACACCGTCTTCGCGGTCGAGGACGACGGACGCTATCGCGCGGACTGGCTCTGGCTCGGCGGCCAGGGCAGCGTCATCAACAAGAAGTTCAACGCTCCCGACGGCCCAATCTGCTCGGACCTCAAGGAAGCGGGAGCACTGCTCGCCGCCAGCGACGACTTCCAGCACAGCTACCCGCATAGCTGGCGGTCCAAGGCGAAGGTGATCTTCCGCGCCACCCCGCAATGGTTCATCCCGATGGACCGGCCTGCGGAGGGACGCACTCTCAGACAAACCGCCCTTGCAGCGATCGAGGAGACGCGCTGGGTCCCCGCGCGGTCGAAGAACCGCATCCGCTCGATGGTCGAGGGGCGCCCCGATTGGGTGATCAGCCGCCAGCGCGCCTGGGGCGTGCCGATCGCGCTCTACGTCAACCGCAAGACCGGCGATTATCTCCGCGACGAGGCGGTCAACGCGCGCATCATCGAAGCCTTCCGGCAGGGCGGTGCCGACGCCTGGTTCACCGCCCATCACCAGGATCTGCTCGGCAACGACTATAATCTCGCCGACTGGGAGCCGGTGGGCGACATCCTCGACGTCTGGTTCGATTCGGGTTCGACCCATTCCTATGTGATCGAGGAACGCTACGGCGAGGGCGTCCGCGCCGACCTCTATATCGAGGGCACCGACCAGCATCGCGGCTGGTTCCAGTCCAGCCTGCTCGAAAGCTGCGGCACTCGCGGCCGCGCGCCCTATGAGGGGGTGCTGACCCACGGCTTCGCGCTCGACGGCAACGGCCGCAAGATGTCCAAGAGCCTCGGCAACGTCGTCGATCCGCTCGCCATCATCCGCGACAATGGCGCCGATATCCTGCGCATGTGGGTCGCCTCGACCGACTATTTCGAGGACGTCCGCATCGGCAAGGAAGTGCTCGCCGGCACCTCCGACGCCTATCGCAAGCTCAGGAACACCTTCCGCTATCTGCTCGGCGCGCTCAGCGATTTCTCCGAAGCGGAGGCGGTCTCCCCCGCCGAGATGCCCGAGCTGGAGCGCTGGGTGCTCCACCGCCTCGCCCTGCTCGACGCGGAGCTTCGCTCGGCGGCGGACGGCTATGAGTTCAACCGCTACATCCGCGCCATCACCAATTTCTCGAACGACGACCTTTCGGCCTTCTTCTTCGACATCCGCAAGGACAGCCTTTACTGCGACGCGGCTTCGTCACTGAAGCGACGCGCCTATCGGACGGTGCTGAGCCATGTGTTCGAGGCGCTGGTGCGCTGGGTAGCCCCCATCCTCTGCTTCACCGCCGAGGAAGTCTGGGCGAGCCGCTATCCCGAGGCGGGCTCGGTCCACCTCGAGACCTGGCCCGAGGTCGACGGCGCCTGGCGCGACGATGCGCTCGGCGAAAAATGGGAGCTGCTGCGCGCGCTTCGCACCCGCGTCACCGAGGCGATCGAGCCGATGCGGCGGGACAAGATCATCCGCTCCAGCCTGGAGGCGGAAGTCGGCCTCACCTTAGCAGAGCCGGAGCTCCTCACCGCCGTCCGCTCGGTCGATTTCGACGAGCTTTGCATCGTCTCGGAGCTGGCCGCCGGCGAAGGCCAGGAGGACCGCGTCTCGGTCGCCCGCACCGAGAACGACAAATGCGGCCGCTGCTGGCGTCACCTGCCCGAGGTGAAGGAAGACGGCGCCCTTTGCGCCCGCTGCGAGGAAGTCGTGAATGGCTGA
- the lspA gene encoding signal peptidase II, translating to MAESVSALLRERTAEKNHRVLGFSVAALIFIVDQVTKYIVTYPLQLQERGVMQLLPFFDLRWVENRGVSMGFLTAGTDTGRWLLVALTAAISIGVTIWLWRENRRDDAVALSFVLGGALGNIVDRVRYGYVVDFADLHFGEWRPFLIFNVADAAITIGVLLLLFRALLTRERKPPAKEV from the coding sequence ATGGCTGAGAGCGTGTCCGCCCTGCTGCGCGAGAGGACGGCGGAGAAGAACCACCGCGTCCTCGGCTTTTCGGTGGCCGCGCTGATCTTCATCGTCGATCAGGTCACCAAATATATCGTCACCTATCCGCTCCAGCTCCAGGAACGCGGAGTGATGCAGCTGCTCCCCTTCTTCGACCTTCGCTGGGTCGAGAATAGGGGCGTCTCCATGGGTTTCCTGACCGCCGGCACCGATACCGGGCGTTGGCTGCTGGTGGCCCTAACCGCCGCCATATCGATCGGAGTCACCATCTGGCTCTGGCGGGAGAATAGGCGCGACGACGCCGTCGCGCTGTCGTTCGTGCTCGGCGGCGCGCTCGGCAATATCGTCGATCGGGTGCGTTACGGCTATGTAGTCGACTTCGCAGACCTTCATTTCGGCGAATGGCGGCCTTTTTTGATCTTCAATGTCGCCGACGCTGCCATTACCATCGGCGTTCTGCTATTGCTGTTCCGGGCGCTGCTCACGCGCGAGCGCAAGCCCCCAGCCAAGGAAGTTTGA
- a CDS encoding DUF3035 domain-containing protein — translation MAKIILAASAASLLLTACGAFGGGRNRPDEFAVTRAQPLVVPPDFALVPPAPGAPAPAVADSRTEALEALFGGEAPRSGVEQQIMSETNAEVSAAPGARSVAGSPDTLVVDKGTTTQTILAVPEGAGQEATVTTPQ, via the coding sequence ATCGCGAAGATCATCCTGGCCGCCAGTGCCGCCTCGCTGTTGCTGACGGCGTGCGGCGCGTTCGGAGGCGGTCGCAACCGGCCGGACGAGTTCGCCGTCACCCGCGCCCAGCCGCTGGTCGTGCCGCCCGATTTCGCCCTCGTTCCGCCCGCCCCCGGCGCACCCGCCCCGGCCGTGGCCGACAGCCGCACCGAGGCGCTCGAAGCCCTGTTCGGCGGCGAGGCTCCGCGCAGCGGCGTCGAGCAGCAGATCATGAGCGAGACCAACGCCGAAGTCTCCGCCGCTCCCGGCGCCCGCTCGGTCGCCGGCTCGCCCGACACGCTGGTGGTCGACAAGGGCACCACGACCCAGACCATCCTCGCCGTCCCCGAGGGCGCCGGCCAGGAAGCGACGGTCACGACCCCGCAATAA